From Psychrobacillus sp. FSL K6-2836, a single genomic window includes:
- a CDS encoding MFS transporter — MHFFVYIIIFFSFFDLFSQLPIMSPYAESLGATPFITGLVVGMYSLSNTIGNIVSGFLTDRKGPFYILIIGLFATSFALFLYQFASDPIGLLVIRFLHGLVAGLIVPAAFTYSANKTSKNNRGKGVALSGAFVGLAAIAGPATSGILASKKGELFVLGITGFIMLVLSILSLVLLKKIAIERKEKEASSSHSVRFIFQQNGIVKSFAGAFFLMFSQGVLAYMLPLKVLHLGFDTKTSGLLLSTFGLVAILVFILPINRIFDRVKPVYTLAFGMGIMGISMLLLGYTDSLNLLYICMGLYGIGFAFLFPSINSLLIDSSEQSYRGKAYGYFYAFFSIGVVVGSSITGFLELDATGGFTMTGVILIFVSILALAWRK, encoded by the coding sequence ATGCACTTTTTCGTATATATTATTATTTTTTTCTCGTTTTTCGATTTATTTTCCCAACTTCCAATTATGAGTCCGTATGCAGAATCACTTGGTGCTACGCCATTTATAACCGGTTTAGTCGTAGGAATGTACTCTCTTTCGAATACAATCGGCAATATTGTTTCTGGGTTTTTAACCGATAGAAAAGGACCCTTTTATATATTAATCATCGGTCTGTTTGCGACGAGCTTTGCTTTATTCCTTTACCAATTTGCCAGCGATCCTATTGGTCTATTAGTTATACGTTTTTTACACGGTTTAGTTGCAGGACTAATTGTACCTGCAGCGTTTACCTATTCGGCCAATAAAACTTCAAAGAATAACCGTGGTAAAGGAGTTGCACTATCTGGAGCCTTTGTTGGACTTGCTGCAATCGCAGGTCCAGCAACTAGCGGAATTCTCGCTAGTAAAAAAGGTGAGCTATTTGTTTTAGGGATAACAGGTTTCATTATGCTTGTATTAAGTATATTATCTTTAGTTTTGTTAAAAAAAATTGCTATTGAAAGAAAGGAAAAGGAGGCTTCCTCTTCTCATTCAGTTCGCTTTATATTTCAACAGAATGGAATAGTTAAATCATTTGCAGGTGCCTTTTTCTTAATGTTTTCACAAGGGGTTTTAGCATATATGCTACCTTTAAAGGTATTACATCTTGGATTTGACACTAAAACAAGTGGGTTACTATTAAGTACGTTTGGTTTGGTGGCAATTTTAGTGTTTATTCTACCAATCAATCGAATATTTGATCGTGTAAAGCCCGTCTATACGCTTGCTTTTGGGATGGGCATCATGGGAATCAGTATGTTATTACTTGGATATACTGACTCACTGAACTTACTTTACATCTGCATGGGGTTATATGGAATTGGGTTTGCGTTTCTATTTCCTTCTATTAACTCACTTTTAATCGATTCCAGCGAACAGTCATACCGTGGTAAGGCATACGGCTATTTCTATGCATTCTTCTCTATTGGTGTCGTTGTGGGATCAAGTATTACTGGTTTTCTGGAACTAGATGCCACGGGCGGATTTACGATGACAGGAGTTATATTGATCTTTGTGTCTATCTTGGCACTTGCCTGGAGGAAATAA
- a CDS encoding DUF4064 domain-containing protein, with protein sequence MSRTGEIVLGVISALMTLLSIVLVTILVISGSNVLKDEAFTTEFQNVIAEEPTMTESDLQMIDDNMHLVIDAFNIFGWVFIIILVISLILNIIGIVSISKNKNPKLAGIMFIIAGLFAGILSPTSLLLYIAAIMCFVRKPPVQLQEEFYTTEKTL encoded by the coding sequence ATGTCGCGTACGGGAGAAATAGTATTAGGTGTTATTAGTGCACTTATGACATTACTTAGCATTGTTTTAGTAACAATTTTGGTGATAAGTGGAAGCAATGTATTGAAAGATGAGGCTTTCACAACTGAATTCCAGAACGTCATTGCCGAGGAACCAACTATGACGGAATCTGATTTGCAAATGATAGACGATAATATGCACTTAGTTATTGATGCGTTTAACATATTTGGCTGGGTGTTTATCATCATTCTTGTGATTAGCTTAATCTTGAATATTATCGGAATAGTTTCTATTTCAAAAAACAAAAACCCGAAGTTAGCAGGAATTATGTTCATCATAGCAGGTCTATTTGCTGGTATACTATCACCAACATCTCTTCTATTGTATATCGCGGCAATCATGTGCTTTGTCCGCAAACCACCAGTTCAACTCCAAGAGGAATTCTATACGACAGAGAAGACACTTTAA
- a CDS encoding PadR family transcriptional regulator, with protein MAIQIYILSKLMKDNSYPYKLKKELSEPIPLDKLGGLTESKLYYHFETLAKKGLIEAFETIKEEHRPDKQVFAITAKGREELPKKIYKLFETADTISEMLVGIASIEYVERDKVVEILEKKLDNYIVRWEQITNYDTHVQVGSGKEKLLELIGGYMETKVEHATFWLKELIKRIEQNEI; from the coding sequence ATGGCAATCCAAATTTATATTTTGAGTAAACTGATGAAGGATAACAGTTATCCATATAAACTAAAAAAAGAGCTTTCAGAACCTATTCCATTGGATAAACTTGGTGGGTTAACAGAAAGCAAACTGTATTATCATTTCGAAACATTAGCTAAAAAAGGTTTAATTGAAGCATTTGAAACTATTAAAGAAGAACATAGACCAGATAAGCAAGTATTTGCTATTACTGCAAAAGGTCGTGAAGAATTACCCAAAAAAATTTATAAGTTGTTTGAAACTGCAGATACGATTAGTGAGATGCTCGTTGGCATCGCAAGTATTGAATATGTAGAACGTGATAAAGTAGTAGAAATACTAGAAAAGAAATTGGATAATTATATTGTACGTTGGGAACAGATTACAAATTATGATACGCACGTGCAAGTAGGTAGCGGTAAAGAAAAACTTTTGGAACTTATTGGTGGATACATGGAGACTAAAGTAGAGCACGCTACTTTTTGGCTTAAAGAATTAATTAAACGTATTGAACAGAATGAAATTTAA
- a CDS encoding late competence development ComFB family protein, translating into MESLLTNVMQEIVHSLVRLLMRGSEYQTFCKCEQCERDIIALSLNTLPAHYVTTEKGRSAVFERLNTPENLEWINKRIIHSIYVVGKYPHRN; encoded by the coding sequence GTGGAGTCATTGCTAACGAATGTGATGCAAGAAATAGTTCATAGTTTGGTCAGATTATTGATGAGAGGTTCTGAATACCAAACCTTCTGCAAATGTGAACAATGCGAACGAGATATTATCGCATTGAGTTTAAATACATTACCAGCTCATTATGTTACAACAGAAAAAGGAAGAAGCGCCGTTTTCGAACGCTTAAACACACCAGAAAACTTAGAATGGATCAACAAAAGAATTATCCACTCCATTTACGTTGTGGGAAAGTACCCACATCGCAACTAG
- the yidC gene encoding membrane protein insertase YidC, with translation MKKKISLFSILVFAALVLSGCSGVENKEGTFYNIFVRPFEFLIHFFGEMFNGSYGLAIIAITVLIRLALMPLMLKNYKNQQGMKQKMDKLKPEMDDIQKRLKETKDKEQQMALQQEMMGLYRKHGVNPLNMGCLPMIIQMPIVMGLYFAILYSAEIKAHPFLWFNLGTPDIAMTLIAGAVYFIQAKVSLWTVPEQQQKQMKMMIYISPIMIMFISFSSMAALPVYWAVGGLLLIFQTYLGRKFYSNHPEKAEESV, from the coding sequence TTGAAAAAGAAGATTAGTTTATTTTCTATTCTTGTATTTGCGGCATTAGTGCTTAGTGGATGTTCTGGAGTAGAAAACAAAGAAGGTACCTTTTATAATATTTTTGTTCGACCTTTTGAATTTCTTATACATTTCTTTGGAGAAATGTTCAATGGTAGTTACGGATTAGCGATTATAGCTATTACCGTGCTGATTCGACTTGCTCTTATGCCTTTAATGCTTAAAAATTATAAAAATCAACAAGGCATGAAACAAAAAATGGACAAGCTGAAACCAGAAATGGACGATATCCAAAAGAGACTAAAAGAGACAAAAGATAAAGAACAGCAAATGGCTCTACAACAAGAAATGATGGGATTATATCGTAAGCATGGAGTAAACCCACTAAACATGGGTTGTCTGCCAATGATTATTCAGATGCCTATAGTTATGGGATTGTATTTTGCGATTCTATATTCTGCCGAAATTAAAGCGCATCCATTTTTATGGTTTAACTTAGGTACTCCTGATATTGCGATGACACTTATTGCTGGGGCAGTTTATTTCATACAAGCAAAAGTTTCATTATGGACAGTCCCTGAACAGCAACAGAAACAAATGAAGATGATGATTTATATTTCGCCTATTATGATTATGTTTATTTCCTTCAGTTCTATGGCTGCATTGCCAGTATATTGGGCTGTTGGAGGACTATTACTAATATTCCAAACATATTTGGGGCGTAAATTCTACTCAAATCATCCAGAAAAAGCAGAAGAATCTGTATAA
- a CDS encoding helix-turn-helix domain-containing protein, whose translation MRTVEKQFLENFSKVYNNEIGSIIKVEGFDSFLELEEQLFQKMFSFEITEAKQILRSMIDILIARTRKNMILNVKYYYIQLSAVMARKLNESQVPADKVMAFNIACVETIETKMSDAQFLLCADELVEFFVMVITERKKPSFGHQTVNKVILYINDEIESNLTVEDIAIHFNISTSHLSRIFREHTGVTLVEYLNVRKVEECQYFLRNTNKAISDISNSFHFCNQSYFTRIFKKYTGLTPKQYRDNQEYPSFKYNFPNEQKSV comes from the coding sequence ATGAGGACTGTAGAAAAGCAATTTTTAGAGAACTTCTCCAAAGTATATAATAATGAAATTGGCTCGATAATAAAAGTGGAGGGTTTTGATTCTTTCTTAGAATTAGAAGAACAGCTATTTCAAAAAATGTTTTCCTTTGAAATAACTGAAGCGAAACAAATTTTAAGAAGCATGATCGATATATTAATAGCTAGAACACGTAAGAATATGATTCTAAACGTAAAGTATTATTACATACAATTATCAGCTGTTATGGCAAGAAAGTTAAATGAAAGTCAGGTACCAGCTGATAAAGTGATGGCATTCAATATTGCGTGTGTAGAAACGATTGAAACGAAAATGAGTGACGCACAATTCTTACTATGCGCGGATGAACTTGTAGAATTTTTTGTGATGGTAATAACCGAAAGGAAAAAACCATCATTTGGGCATCAAACTGTTAACAAAGTAATCCTCTACATTAATGATGAAATAGAGTCAAATCTTACGGTAGAGGATATTGCCATACATTTTAATATAAGTACTAGTCATCTTTCTCGTATCTTTAGAGAACATACGGGTGTGACGCTTGTGGAATATTTAAATGTTCGTAAAGTGGAAGAATGTCAATACTTTCTAAGGAATACAAATAAAGCTATATCCGACATTTCGAATAGTTTTCATTTTTGCAATCAAAGCTATTTCACCCGCATATTCAAAAAGTATACAGGATTAACTCCGAAGCAATATCGAGATAACCAAGAATATCCAAGTTTTAAATATAATTTTCCTAATGAACAAAAATCTGTTTAA
- a CDS encoding YhgE/Pip domain-containing protein, with translation MKFVEFLKTKGAIASIFMAIFYAVAMLGIFLPGYTAIPGNIDQLPIAIVNDDEGEYGKMIAKNLGEQLPFEEIQTDITNKVALKELEKNDIALVVHIPKTFSADMENGEISSSIDFTVNEAGATVVSSTMTSIVTEINNQLSTQFSQQTAQGVLMNFNVPEEQAVEMADMIENSYVGNFITINEIPDGMHNNMLPMFLTMAGYTGAMIGAMQLVGSFKASRGKASKTRLFIYVQLTAILIGVVSSLAAAGVTYLVNEPSGDILLSLLAHQVLNYMVAFNFTAIFIFLIGEGGMILNLPILLIQTLANGATISRDMMYAPYEWMSYISPMYYSVQAYFASMYGSISPAPYIWGMIAVGLGAMLINIFIVWIFHKPLPVTELEEKVKVENEKVSTEVIA, from the coding sequence ATGAAATTTGTAGAGTTTTTAAAAACTAAAGGTGCAATTGCATCGATCTTTATGGCAATATTTTATGCAGTAGCCATGTTAGGTATTTTCTTGCCAGGTTATACAGCTATACCAGGGAATATTGATCAATTACCGATAGCCATTGTTAATGATGATGAAGGCGAATATGGTAAAATGATCGCAAAAAATCTAGGAGAGCAACTACCATTTGAAGAAATCCAAACTGATATAACAAATAAAGTAGCATTAAAAGAATTAGAAAAAAATGATATAGCTTTAGTTGTACATATCCCTAAAACATTCTCAGCGGACATGGAAAACGGAGAAATATCCTCGAGTATTGACTTCACGGTAAACGAAGCGGGAGCAACAGTTGTTTCTTCAACAATGACTTCGATTGTAACAGAAATTAATAACCAACTAAGTACACAGTTTTCACAACAAACAGCACAAGGTGTGTTAATGAATTTTAACGTTCCAGAGGAACAAGCTGTTGAAATGGCGGATATGATTGAGAACTCCTATGTAGGAAATTTCATAACAATTAATGAGATTCCAGATGGTATGCATAATAATATGCTGCCAATGTTCTTAACGATGGCTGGTTATACAGGTGCAATGATCGGTGCAATGCAGTTAGTTGGATCATTTAAAGCGAGCCGTGGGAAAGCTAGTAAAACTAGGTTATTCATATATGTCCAATTAACAGCAATATTAATTGGAGTTGTCTCTTCACTTGCTGCTGCTGGTGTTACATATTTAGTAAATGAGCCAAGTGGCGACATATTACTAAGTCTTCTAGCTCACCAAGTATTGAATTACATGGTAGCGTTTAATTTCACTGCAATTTTCATATTCCTAATAGGCGAAGGCGGTATGATTTTAAACCTACCGATTTTATTAATACAAACATTAGCGAATGGGGCTACTATCTCGCGTGACATGATGTACGCACCATATGAATGGATGAGCTACATTTCACCAATGTATTATTCCGTACAAGCGTACTTTGCCAGTATGTATGGTAGCATAAGCCCAGCACCCTACATTTGGGGAATGATAGCTGTAGGTTTAGGAGCAATGTTGATTAATATATTCATCGTGTGGATTTTCCACAAACCTTTACCAGTAACGGAATTAGAGGAGAAAGTCAAAGTAGAAAATGAGAAGGTTAGTACTGAAGTAATAGCCTAG
- a CDS encoding ring-cleaving dioxygenase has product MKLAGIHHVSAITADADKNHDFYTRILGMRLVKKSVNQDNPSSYHLFYADAVGSPGTDMTYFDIPQAGRTYPGVSSISNTGFRVKSEEALQFWKNRFVKLGVSHDSITERFGRSTLYFEDFEGARHMLVVDDGTGIPYGEAWVKEEISADNAIVGLGPIKLTVRKPASTKKVLTEILGFELAGSYPSDIREMPCIEVYTTGKGGPAGEVHVETRTDLPMERPGRGSVHHVAFRIPTMEDYPKWEERLRENGFTTSGLVDRYYFKAIYFREPNGILFELSTDEPGFDTDEPMETLGERLALPPFLETRRTEIEAKLRPLSINK; this is encoded by the coding sequence ATGAAATTAGCAGGAATCCACCACGTCTCAGCAATTACTGCTGATGCTGATAAAAACCATGACTTCTATACAAGAATATTAGGAATGCGATTAGTAAAAAAAAGCGTAAATCAGGATAATCCTTCGTCCTATCATTTATTTTACGCAGATGCGGTAGGCTCACCAGGAACAGATATGACATACTTTGACATACCACAAGCAGGAAGAACATATCCTGGGGTATCCAGTATTAGTAATACAGGCTTTCGTGTAAAAAGTGAGGAAGCCCTGCAATTTTGGAAAAATAGATTTGTGAAACTGGGTGTATCACATGATTCCATAACAGAACGATTTGGTCGTAGTACGCTTTATTTTGAAGATTTTGAAGGGGCAAGGCATATGCTAGTTGTCGACGATGGGACTGGAATTCCCTATGGTGAAGCTTGGGTTAAAGAGGAAATTTCAGCTGACAATGCAATTGTTGGCCTAGGTCCAATCAAACTAACTGTCCGAAAACCAGCGTCTACAAAAAAAGTATTAACAGAAATACTTGGCTTTGAGTTAGCGGGGTCTTATCCATCCGACATCAGGGAAATGCCATGTATCGAGGTTTATACGACAGGAAAAGGCGGCCCAGCTGGCGAAGTACATGTGGAGACACGTACAGATTTACCAATGGAGCGACCTGGACGCGGAAGTGTACATCATGTAGCGTTTCGAATTCCCACAATGGAGGATTATCCTAAATGGGAGGAGCGTTTACGCGAAAATGGTTTTACAACGTCTGGGTTAGTGGACCGATACTATTTCAAGGCAATCTATTTCAGAGAACCGAATGGTATTTTGTTTGAGCTGTCTACGGATGAGCCAGGATTCGATACAGATGAACCAATGGAAACTTTAGGAGAAAGATTAGCACTACCACCTTTTCTAGAAACAAGAAGAACGGAAATTGAAGCAAAGTTGCGTCCGTTGTCAATCAATAAATAA
- a CDS encoding DUF1002 domain-containing protein, which yields MKKLLLPFITAMLLIGMVIAPTSSMADSDGSTEEVVNEKFGAPIVVYGGNLTAEQKDSVKKSLRLTDKSDVQEIEVTGQDLATYLQDGDASARMFSSAKITRKDAGKGLVISIVTPDDITEVTTEMYANAMLTAGIQDAVVEIAAPKPVTGHSALVGIYKAYEVTGEKLDPERTDVANDELSIATNLAKEAGIDEAKVSELLTEIKKQIAEQNPVSREEVEKIVSEQLANLKIELSEKDRQLLIDLMDRIRQLDIDFSQWSEELNDLSKTIEDKIAEIVDNEGFWEGVKNFFKDLIDSIRSIFN from the coding sequence ATGAAGAAATTGTTATTGCCATTCATTACAGCGATGTTATTAATTGGTATGGTTATCGCACCTACTTCTTCAATGGCAGATTCAGATGGCTCCACTGAAGAAGTTGTAAACGAAAAATTTGGTGCACCTATTGTGGTATATGGTGGAAACCTAACTGCTGAACAAAAAGATAGCGTAAAGAAAAGCTTGAGATTAACAGATAAATCAGATGTTCAAGAAATAGAAGTAACTGGTCAGGATCTAGCAACTTATTTGCAAGATGGAGACGCATCTGCAAGAATGTTCTCTTCTGCTAAGATTACAAGAAAAGATGCAGGAAAAGGTCTAGTGATAAGCATTGTGACGCCAGATGATATTACAGAAGTAACAACTGAAATGTATGCAAATGCAATGCTTACGGCTGGAATTCAGGATGCAGTAGTAGAAATTGCTGCACCTAAACCTGTGACTGGTCATTCAGCCTTAGTAGGAATATACAAAGCTTATGAGGTTACAGGTGAAAAACTAGATCCAGAGCGTACAGATGTAGCAAATGACGAACTATCCATTGCTACTAATTTAGCAAAAGAAGCGGGTATTGATGAAGCGAAGGTAAGTGAGTTACTAACGGAAATTAAAAAGCAGATTGCTGAACAAAATCCAGTTTCCCGTGAAGAAGTGGAGAAAATTGTTTCCGAACAATTAGCCAATCTAAAAATTGAGCTTTCAGAGAAAGATCGCCAACTATTAATCGATTTAATGGACCGGATTCGTCAATTAGATATCGATTTCAGTCAGTGGTCAGAGGAACTGAATGATTTAAGTAAAACCATAGAAGATAAAATAGCTGAAATTGTCGACAATGAAGGATTTTGGGAAGGTGTCAAAAACTTCTTTAAAGATCTAATTGATTCGATTCGCTCTATCTTCAACTGA
- a CDS encoding GNAT family N-acetyltransferase, producing MIRATTLDDISMIQQIAKVSWNDTYKNIIPIDIQTLFLEKAYSPMMLVKRIEKTIFLVAEYEGKPIGFANFTYVDEDGDAELTAIYVLPEYKHIGYGKKLLLAGLNEMPAGRQLFVYVESENDSARHFYESFGFECLEEFDEYFEGHPLTTAKYVYLLKTPAY from the coding sequence ATGATTAGGGCGACTACGTTAGATGATATTTCGATGATTCAACAGATCGCAAAGGTCAGTTGGAACGATACATATAAAAATATTATACCTATTGACATACAAACGCTTTTTTTAGAAAAAGCTTATTCCCCTATGATGCTAGTCAAAAGAATAGAAAAAACTATTTTCTTAGTCGCTGAATATGAAGGTAAGCCTATTGGTTTTGCCAATTTTACATATGTGGACGAAGATGGAGATGCAGAACTAACCGCAATTTATGTATTACCTGAGTACAAACACATTGGATATGGGAAAAAACTATTATTAGCTGGGCTAAATGAGATGCCAGCTGGTCGACAACTATTTGTTTATGTTGAAAGCGAAAATGATAGCGCTCGTCATTTTTATGAAAGTTTCGGCTTCGAGTGTTTAGAAGAATTCGATGAATATTTTGAAGGACATCCTTTAACTACAGCTAAATATGTATATCTATTGAAAACACCGGCCTATTAG
- a CDS encoding GNAT family N-acetyltransferase: protein MKLTEWTMEEQEQLIHFMTTNSWPYHGNSHPARELIEKTIEEGGYQSDEVKTFWIENEANEKVGFVKIYDLQDEIPLFDLRIADHARGSGYGPNALKLVAEYVFQLPEAKIRLEGHTRQDNFAMRKTFERAGFVKEAQLRQAWFSPKEDSYYDAVTYGLTREDFLKGTATPVKWDEDFHKPLPVKEELSFPEEFYTEHLLIRAPKVEDAEEIWKAVINSDTALKEWMPWAQKKQTLEQITTNLRQAVADFITRKDLRLQLYLRETGEFVGASGLHRIDWDVRKFEIGYWIDSKFEGKGLMTEACERITQFAFEELHANRVEIRCDSENVRSRSVAIRAGYTLEGILQNDSLSADGKKLRDTCIYAKVRQWQ, encoded by the coding sequence ATGAAGCTTACGGAATGGACGATGGAAGAACAAGAGCAGCTGATCCACTTTATGACGACAAATAGTTGGCCGTATCATGGAAACTCGCACCCAGCAAGGGAGCTAATAGAGAAAACGATTGAAGAGGGTGGATATCAATCGGATGAAGTGAAAACCTTTTGGATTGAAAACGAAGCAAATGAAAAAGTCGGATTCGTTAAAATTTATGATTTACAAGATGAAATTCCCCTTTTTGATTTGCGCATTGCTGATCATGCTCGGGGGAGCGGCTATGGACCAAATGCATTAAAGCTTGTTGCAGAGTATGTATTCCAACTGCCAGAAGCAAAAATTCGTTTAGAAGGACATACGCGACAGGATAATTTTGCAATGCGAAAAACGTTTGAGCGAGCTGGATTTGTAAAAGAAGCTCAGCTGCGTCAAGCATGGTTCTCTCCTAAAGAGGATTCCTACTATGATGCAGTGACCTATGGTCTGACGAGAGAGGATTTCTTAAAAGGGACTGCCACTCCAGTGAAATGGGATGAAGATTTTCATAAACCTTTACCTGTTAAAGAAGAGCTTTCTTTTCCTGAGGAATTTTACACAGAGCATTTGTTGATACGTGCACCTAAAGTGGAAGACGCCGAAGAAATTTGGAAGGCGGTAATCAATTCGGATACAGCATTAAAAGAATGGATGCCGTGGGCGCAAAAAAAGCAGACATTGGAACAAATCACTACTAACTTACGCCAAGCGGTTGCAGATTTTATTACTCGAAAGGATTTACGGCTTCAGCTGTATTTAAGAGAAACGGGTGAATTTGTAGGTGCTTCAGGATTACATCGAATAGATTGGGATGTTCGTAAATTTGAAATTGGCTATTGGATTGATAGTAAGTTTGAAGGGAAAGGTTTAATGACGGAAGCCTGTGAACGTATAACTCAATTTGCATTTGAGGAATTACATGCCAATCGAGTAGAAATACGTTGTGATAGTGAAAATGTCCGGAGTCGCTCTGTTGCAATTAGAGCTGGATATACATTGGAAGGCATACTACAAAACGATTCTTTATCTGCGGATGGGAAAAAGTTGAGAGATACATGTATATACGCTAAAGTTAGGCAATGGCAATAG
- a CDS encoding lmo0937 family membrane protein: MGKLLWGIIVVLIVLWLLGLVLKIGGGLIHALLIIAGIIFVVQLITGKRSV, encoded by the coding sequence ATGGGTAAACTTTTATGGGGAATTATCGTCGTATTAATCGTACTTTGGTTACTTGGTTTAGTATTGAAGATTGGCGGAGGACTTATTCACGCACTATTAATTATTGCAGGTATTATTTTTGTTGTTCAATTAATCACTGGAAAAAGATCAGTGTAA
- a CDS encoding CvfB family protein, producing MIGTASGEIVKLQVKEQDGSKWILNYDGIDIPLNASEAPEDLELGSTIEAFLFVDRRGNLSATTQLPSIQKGTYGWARVIKVADREGVFVDIGTAKEVQVKEDDLPKIKELWPAVGDHLYMTLRTDKDGELFGRLATEDRVEELYIDAPTTLFNQNLQARAYRLLPVGTFLLSVPENYRIFVHESERLNEPRLGEDLTVRIIDVKEDGSLNGSLLPRRHERLEDDAESIFRYLNDVGGKMPFTDKSSPDEIQEMFSMSKAAFKRALGKLMKDKKIVQEDGWTQLKM from the coding sequence TTGATAGGAACAGCATCAGGAGAAATAGTAAAATTACAAGTGAAAGAACAAGATGGATCGAAATGGATTTTAAATTATGATGGAATTGATATTCCGTTAAATGCATCTGAAGCACCGGAAGACTTAGAGCTTGGTTCCACAATTGAAGCATTCTTGTTTGTGGACAGACGTGGGAATCTCTCTGCCACAACGCAACTTCCATCTATCCAAAAGGGCACATACGGTTGGGCGCGTGTCATTAAAGTAGCAGATAGGGAAGGTGTATTTGTCGATATAGGTACGGCCAAGGAAGTTCAGGTAAAAGAAGACGATTTACCAAAGATAAAAGAATTATGGCCAGCTGTTGGTGATCATTTATATATGACGCTCCGTACAGATAAAGATGGTGAGTTATTCGGTCGTTTAGCTACCGAGGATAGAGTAGAGGAGTTATATATAGATGCTCCAACGACATTATTCAATCAGAATCTTCAAGCACGTGCGTATCGTTTGCTACCAGTAGGTACTTTTTTGCTAAGTGTTCCAGAAAACTATCGTATTTTTGTGCATGAGTCAGAACGACTAAATGAACCAAGACTAGGGGAAGATTTGACTGTTCGAATTATTGATGTGAAAGAGGATGGATCATTGAATGGTTCACTGCTACCACGTAGACATGAACGTTTAGAGGACGATGCAGAATCTATATTCCGTTATTTAAATGATGTCGGCGGTAAAATGCCATTTACAGATAAGTCATCTCCAGATGAAATTCAAGAAATGTTCAGCATGAGTAAAGCGGCGTTCAAACGTGCCCTTGGTAAACTGATGAAAGATAAAAAAATTGTTCAAGAAGATGGTTGGACACAATTGAAAATGTAA
- a CDS encoding GNAT family N-acetyltransferase: MEFQFKELGNEVYAYQYIQDGERLGEITWTLLGDVMVMDHTYVSDKLRGQGVAKKLLDSAASYAREQELKMEPVCSYVVAAFSKSAEYDDVKA, translated from the coding sequence ATGGAATTTCAATTCAAAGAATTAGGAAACGAAGTATATGCCTATCAATATATACAGGATGGAGAAAGACTTGGGGAAATTACCTGGACGTTACTTGGGGATGTAATGGTGATGGATCACACTTATGTTTCTGATAAACTAAGAGGTCAGGGAGTTGCTAAGAAATTATTAGATAGCGCTGCTTCTTATGCGAGAGAGCAGGAGCTAAAGATGGAGCCGGTTTGCTCATATGTAGTAGCAGCCTTCTCAAAATCTGCCGAATATGATGATGTAAAAGCATAA
- the mntR gene encoding transcriptional regulator MntR: MPTPSMEDHIEQIYLLIEQKGYARVSDIAEALSVLPSSVTKMVQKLDKDGFLIYEKYRGLTLTAKGMKLGKKLVKRHELLEDFLRIIGVKEENIYNDVEGIEHHLSWNSIDRIADLVLFLEENPALQSKLLELEDTDRE; the protein is encoded by the coding sequence ATGCCAACACCAAGCATGGAAGACCATATTGAACAAATTTATTTGTTGATAGAGCAAAAAGGATATGCTCGTGTGTCTGATATTGCAGAAGCATTGTCTGTATTACCATCTTCCGTAACCAAAATGGTACAAAAATTAGATAAAGACGGCTTCTTAATATATGAAAAGTATCGTGGACTAACTCTTACCGCAAAAGGGATGAAACTTGGTAAAAAACTAGTGAAAAGGCATGAACTTTTAGAAGATTTCTTACGCATTATCGGTGTAAAAGAAGAGAATATTTACAATGATGTAGAAGGAATAGAACACCATTTAAGTTGGAACTCCATCGACCGTATTGCAGATTTAGTATTATTTTTAGAAGAGAATCCAGCATTACAGTCAAAGCTCTTGGAATTAGAAGACACGGATAGAGAGTAA